One genomic segment of Helianthus annuus cultivar XRQ/B chromosome 14, HanXRQr2.0-SUNRISE, whole genome shotgun sequence includes these proteins:
- the LOC110908372 gene encoding uncharacterized protein LOC110908372 gives MAVEAVGARRCAAVEGCTAVVVSTERQTAPLPSFPDRSPGPTTRNRTGSLRLVSFSDKDSGDGGSSNGRGPRRHQVRSGGGADAVDDIDAGGGGRQRQDGGAVGILADGAAVAMLFWVSV, from the exons atggcggtggaggcggtgggtGCACGGCGGTGCGCGGCGGTGGAGGGGTGCACGGCGGTGGTGGTCTCAACGGAGCGACAAACCGCACCCCTTCCTTCCTTTCCCGATCGTTCTCCTGGACCGACGACCCGAAACAGAACCGGCAGCCTCCGCCTTGTTTCTTTTTCTGACAAAGATAGCGGTGACGGGGGTTCGAGTAACGGTAGAGGTCCCCGGCGGCATCAG GTTAGAAGTGGTGGTGGAGCGGATGCGGTTGATGATATCGACGCTGGTGGTGGCGGCCGGCAACGGCAGGACGGCGGAGCCGTTGGGATACTGGCTGACGGCGCGGCAGTGGCGATGTTATTTTGGGTCTCAGTTTAG